In Methanotorris formicicus Mc-S-70, the genomic stretch CATAATTATTGAAGTCATTATAAAAAATGATACTGCAACAGTAATCTCTATAAATGTTGAAGGAATGCCAACTCTAATTAAATCACCAATAATCTTTAAATTTGGCTTAAATTTTGATAATTTAACAGTAACATAACATGCTTTTTTTATAAACAAATTATAAGCCAAAATTAATAAAGAGACAGTTATAGCTATCAAAGTAGCATAACTTGCCCCACTTATCCCAAAGTTTAATAAGTATATGAATATTGGGTCCAAGATGATGTTTGTTAAAGTTCCTACAACACTTGCTATCATAACAATTTTTGTATTGCCCTCCCCCCTAAATATTCCATACAATGCATCGCAGATTGTAAATATAACAACTCCCAAAACTAATATTAGGACTTTCGCAAGCATATTCGAATATAATGATATAGCATTTATGATAAGATATTTCTACCACAACATTTTACTATTTTTCGAATAAAAATTGTTTATGGTGAGAATATTCTCAAAAAAGCGAATGCAATTGTTTATATACTCTTTCTTCTATTGTCAGAGTTTAATTCGTGTATAGAACTATCTAAAACATTACGCATTTTCGGAATAAACGTATCTCACGATACCATAAATCGAATTCTTTGGAATGAGGGTCTTAACCCACAAGAGAATCTATTTAACTTCATGAAAAACTTTATAACTCCCGAATATAACATTTTCGTTATAGATGATTTTGTTATAGATAAGTTTTATTCGAAATCAACAGAATTTACTTATTATTGTTGGAGTAATCTACATAAACGAGTAGTTATGGGCATGCATGTTGTTGATTGTATTGCTACGAATGGAAAGAACATCATTCCAATCGATTTAGAGTTTATGATAGACCAAGGGATGGAAAGACGAAGAATGATTTATGTAGGGAAATAATACTCTCTTTAGTTGAAAGGGGATTTAATATTCGATATATCTGCTTCGATAGTTGGTATTCGAGCAAAGAAAACTTAAAACTTATCGATAAGTTAGGTTTATTTTACCTCTGCAGAATTAAAAGGAACAGGAAGATAAACCTCTCCAAAAACGGTGAGTGGATTTCGATTAAAGAACTTGGAGAAATTCCTGAAAGTGGATTAATCGTTTATCTAAGGAAAGTAGGATATGTCAAACTCTTCTGCCTTTCCAAAAAACGGAAAGGCAGTATATTATATAACGAATAACCTATTTATGAGTTTCGGAGAATTTCAAGAGGTCAAAAAACGCCTCTTGGAGAATCGAAGAGTTCCACAGAGGAGTTAAACAGTGCTGCAATATTGGAAAATTTCTTCGTTAGAAAAAAGATTTCCAGTATTAGGACATATTTCGTTAGCTATGAGGGCTTTCTTTATTTTAGAGAAAAATTAGAATCGATAAAAAGATTACTTGGTATGAGTTTAGAAGAGAACTAAATCGAATAGCCGTTGGGAATGCCATAATCTCTTTATGTAAAGAAACTGGTTTATTGTTAATCTAAGTATTTAAATGTATTTGCGAAAGTCCTATTCCCAATAAAAATTAAGACACTAATTTAATTTTAATGCACACCCATAATAGATTTATATAAAGCAGTGGCTAAATGTAAGTTTATATTTTGAAATTTGACAATGATATCAGTATTATAACTTTATGAGGGATAATATGAGAATTGGTATTGTTGGTGGTGGTTTAGGCGGGCTTTTAACAACTGCCTTATTATCAAAGAATCATGATGTTGTTGTTTTTGAGAAATTGCCCTTTGTTGGAGGTAGATTTACAAATATAAATTATAAAGGGTTCCAATTAACAACCGGGGCTTTACACATGATTCCACATGGAAATGATGGGTATTTAGCGAAGTTGTTGAGAGAATGTGGATGTAATGTTAAAATAATAAATTCAAATCCAGACGGACTTTTCAGGGTGAATGGCAAAGATTATGCATACAAAGACCTATTCAACCTTGTAGGTTTAAAGGATAAATTAAAAGCATTAAAAATGGCGGCAAATTTAAAAATGGGTAATGTTGATAAAAGCATATCTTTTGGAGAGTTTTTGGAAAGTGTAGAGTTAGCGTTAAAGGTTGGAAATGCATTTACTGGTTGGGCGTTGAGTTTAACTGCCTACGAAACACCGATGGAAGAGATTATTGAGATGGCAAAAAACTACCACAAATTTGGAGGGCCAGGAGTTCCAATTGGAGGTTGTAAGGGAGTTATTGATGAACTCGTTAGGGTTATAAAAAACAACAATGGTGTTATAAAAGTTGAGTGTGAAGTGAAAGGCATTGAAATTGAAGATGATAAAGCCTACATTATTGGGGAAGAATTTAATGAGGAGTTTGATGTTGTTGTTAGCAATCTATCCCCAAAACTAACAGAAAAAATCTCAAATGTAAAGATAATAAAAGGAAAAGAGCCAAAACCATCAAAAGGAATAAAGATATGCGTTGCTACAAAAGAAGGATTAATAAAGCATAATGGAGTTCTTTTCACTCCTGAATGTGAGAGGATTAATGGCTTAAACCAAGTAACCAATGTAGATATATCTCTCGCTCCTGAGGGTTATCATTTAGTCATGACACACCAAACACAATTAACAAACAACGTAAAAAAGGAGATTGATTTGGGTTTGGAGGATATTGAGAATTTATTTAACGGCAAAGATTATGAGATATTGCATATCCAATCTTATAGGGATGAATGGCCAGTAAATCATGCATCAAATGGAACAGATTTGGATAATGTTATAAATGATAGATTGTATTTGGTAGGGGATGGAGTTAAAGGAAAAGGGGGAATTGAGGTTGAAGGAATTGCCATGGGAGTTATGAAGGTTGTTGAACACATCAATTTGCTGAATAAAACCAATTAATTCCTCTCAATCCTTATGCTCCCATAACCATCCACAATAGTGTGGTAATTTGGTGGAATAACAATTGTTGAATCATATTCCTCAACTATTGCAGGTCCATCAAACCTTGCCCCAGGTTTAAGTTTATCCCTATTGTAGATTGGGGTTTCTTCCCATCCATTGGTAAAGTAAACTTTTCTATAACTTTCAGGTTTTGGGATATACTCTTTTATCTCATTGTATTTTATCTCTGGCTTTGTTAATAAACCAATAATTGTAACTCTTGCATTAACAAATTCAACATCCTCATCCAATGAACTAAATTTATAAATTGCCTCATGTTTCTTGTGGAAATTATTTATAACCTCCCCCAAATCCCCAGTCCATGGGATTGTTATATCATACGATTGCCCTTTATATCTAACATCAATTTGCTTAATTATTTTTATCTCATCAAAACTTCCAACCTCTTTAATTCCTTCTTCTATCAATTCAACAAATATATTTTCTACTTCTTCCTCATCAACTTCATCTGCATCCTTTAATATACTTTTAACTTTATCAACTCTGCAATCAGATAGCAAAAGCCCCAACGCAGAGAAAACCCCACATGAAGGAGGAATTAATATTGATTTAATTTCCATCTCCTCCGCCAACTCAACACCATGCAACGGCCCTGCCCCCCCCAAAAACATACATAACAAAGTCCCTTGGGTCATATCCTCTCTCTACCGTAACTATTCTTAATGCCTTTGCCATTGCTGTATTTGCCAATTTTATTATTCCCAATGCAACATCTTCTATACATTCCCCAATCTTTTCCGCCAATTTTGATATTGCCTTCTCTGCCAAATCCTTCCTTAATGTTATTGTCCCTCCACTGAGTTTGCCTCCCAATCTTCCAAGAATTAAATTTGCATCTGTTATTGTTGGTTTATCATTTCCCTTTCCATAACAAACAGGCCCAGGGTCAGCACCAGCACTTATTGGACCAACTCTTAATGCATTTCCTTCATCAATCCATGCTATAGTCCCCCCACCAGCACTAACCTCTGCTAAATCAATAAATGGAAACCTAACAGGATATCCAGAGCCTTTAATTAACCTTCCAGCATGAACTTCTCCACCGACCTCATACTCATTTGTTATTAATGGAGTGTGGTTGATTATTGTTGATGCCTTTGCAGTAGTTCCCCCCATATCGAAGCCAATAACTTTCCCATCTCCCAAAATTTTTGAGTAATAAGATACTGCAATCGCCCCAGCAGCAGGACCAGATTCAATAAATGCCAACGGCCCATAACTCAAAACAACTACTGGAATACCTGTTTTTTGTTGTAACTTATCTGCATTTTCCTTGCTCATATAAGTGACGAATATCACATCTGGCTTAATTTCAAGAACTCTTTCTACATTTGGTTCTTCTCCTGGCTTTCCACTTCCAACTCCAGGTTTTTGTAAAAGTTCTTTATGTGCTATTAGATATGGCATTCCTTTCCAATATTTCTTCTCCACTCCTGTTATTCCACAAATCTTATCAGTTGCGTTTAAATAAACTGCCAATCTTAATGCCCCTGGACCATAGCAAACGATTTTATCGACATTTTTAGGAACTTCAACCTCTCTACCTAATATATCGGTTATTTTTACCGTTTCTTTTATTTCTGCTGTAGATTCTTGCTTTTCATTTACACATCCGCAGAATCCTACTATAATAATGGTTATTGCTAATAAACCAACTAATCTCTTTATCATCTATACCACCATTAACATCATATTTTCTTAGCAACAATCATCTTTGCTTTTCCAAAACACCCAAATCGAAGCGAATCCTTCGGATTCGCTGACTTACGAAAACTCTTCGAGTTTTCGTCAAGTCCTAAAAGTTCAGGCATATCTGTAACCTCCAAGATTTTAAAGCCTAAATTCTTTAAATATTCTAAATAATCGTTGAGATTTAAATCCTCCTCAAACGTGTATCTTATTCTACCCTTATTAAGCCCTTCTGGCTTAGAGAAGTTCCATTCCATGTTGTTTAAATAATCTTCAATTCCTTCTTCTTTATCTGGGAAGAATTGCTTATTTATAAACAATCCTCCTTCATTTAGAGAATTATAAACCTTCTCTGCAATCTTTGGATTCTTTCCACCTGGATTGTAAGAGGTGAAGATTATATCATAGCCCTTTCCAATATCATCCTTATAAAAATCTCCAGTAATAGTAAAGACATTCTTTGCATTGTATTTTTCAATGAATTTTTTTGTTTCCTCAACAACGTTTGGCAAATCAAAGACATAGCATTTTAAATTTTTATTTAGCATACTAAACCCTATTGCATACAATCCATGCCCTCCACCTAAATCAAGAAGTTTTTTGGCATTTTTAAACTCCCCATATTTTGCTATATAACTTAAAACCTTCTGCAACTCCCAACACTTGCATTCATCTGCCATTCTTCTAACAACCTTTGGAAAAAAGCTATTAACATCCGTATTTTGATAATTATCTTTATTTTTTAAAATATCAGATAGATTTTCCCAATTTTTGATATTCTCAAAATAACTGTAGATTGGATTGATTATGCTGTAATTTGAATCCTTTTTTAGGTAAATGTTGGTTATCTCAGCATTTTTGTAATAAACTCTCCCACCTACAACCTTGCTATCAATTAAACCAAGATCATTTAGGATTTTTAGCATATATTCCATTAAAATCAAATCAGCATCTAAAATCTCTGCCAATTCCTCAGCAGTTTTAAAACTACTCAAATACCCAAATAAATTTAAATCAATAGCCGTTTTTAACAAATAAAAAATCCTTGCCTTCAAATAGACTTCATCAAATAGTTTCAATACCTTTTCTGGATTTTCATTAGGACATTTTAGAAGAGCCATATTATCACCAAAATAAATTACATCACTTATTTTAACTTATTTTTAATAATTAATCCTACAAATACTAAACAGATTATTAACAAGATTGCATATAAATGTATCATGTTTTTATTATTGCCGGTATCTTCAATATTTGTATAAAAATAGTCAATTCCATTCCCTACATTAACAACAACATACTTTCCATCAGAACTCATATAAACCTCATCAATCAACCCTTCATATAGTCTCCCATTTATAAGTTCTTTAAATTTATAATGCCACAGAACATCTCCCCTATTGTTAAATATAAAGATATCTCCATTGTTATATCTTGCCAAGATATATCTCCCATCCGGTGTTATATAAACTGATTCAATCTTTCCAGCAATGTAATTTTTTTCATAACTCCACAATAGATTTCCTTTATTGTTATATAAAAGCACTTTCGCTGAAACATTTCCTCCATAGGCAGATGAAGAAGGGGGGACTTCCAGTTCCTATAACAATATATCTCCCATATGGTGTCATGGAGAATGCTGTAATAATATTTCCACTGTATGTACCGTTACACCATAGTAAATTACCTTTATCGTTAAATACCAATACACTACTACTTGATGGAAGTATTTCAGGCTCTTCTCCTCTATATACATCATAGATTACAATGATATATTTATCATCAGAAGATGTGAATATTGACCTAACACTATACCATTTTGAAACCCATGTTGTGTTTTTAAATGTTGTGAATTCATTATTTCCCATTACATAACTCCATAACAACTTTCCCTTATTATTAAATACGTGTAGTATGGTATTACCACTTTTATTAAAAGTTTCAGATATAATATAACTTCCATTAGAACTTATATAAGACGGGCATTTGTTTGTTATGTTCCATAATAAATTACCTTTATTGTTAAATAGATAGGTTTTATTTTTACATCTTGTAAAAATGTATTCTCCATCAGCCACCATTGAAATAGAGACAATTCTATCGCTTATATTTTTATGCCACAATAGTCCATTTTTTTGGTTAAAAAAATAAATGTTACAGTCATTATCTGTCGCTAAAATGTATTCTCCATCAGGAATTATGGAAATTGAAGATATATGCCCTCCTACATTATAATACCACACCATCCACACTGATGCACCACTATTATCAAACAAATAAACATTATTCTTATCGCCAATTACAATAAATTTACCATCTGGTGTCATAGAAATTGAACCATAATAATTTGTTTTATATCCCCATAGTAGTTCTCCTTTATTATTAAAGAGGCATATATAAAAGAGATTATCTCCCCTATCTCGAACTGCTGCGGTGATATACTTTCCATCTTCACTCATTGCAATTGAATCAATATCAATAAATTTACTGCTATAACTCCATCCTCCACATATATTTTCACAAAATACTGATGTTAAATGTAAAAAGATTCCAATTAAAAGAGTTCCCATTATAAACTTCTTCATCTTCAAACCCTTTTAAAAATATATTATTTAAACTCCAACTTCTTAAATCCTCCTAATTTCTCTTTCATTGCACTATAAACTGGCCTTCCAACCAAGAAGGTAAATATCTCATCTGCCTTTTCCTCTGGGTTTATATCTTTAAATCTGTCTGGGTAGACAACCTTTCCAATGTAGTAAGCATCTGCTAACGCTGTTCCTATATTTGTTGTGTAGAAGTTGTATGGCAATAAGCCATAAACCTCCCTATTCTTAAATGCCTTTAATGAATTGTAGAATTCTGGATTCTTCTTATAATCCTCAACAACTAAACTCAACCCACCTTCATCAACAAATATTATATCCGGATTCCATTTTAAGAGTTGTTCTTTTGTTATGAATGCATGCCCCTCTTTACCTAACTCATCTGCAACGTTCTTTGCATTAACAGCAACAAATGGTGGATATTTACATTGAGTACTATCAATTCCATGCTTTCCTTTGTATCCAATACCTCCAACATAGACACTTGGCTTCTTATCGTCTGGAATATCCTTTGTTCTCTCATTCAAATCATTTTGACAATCTTTTATGAATTTAATGACTTCCTCTGCTCTACCTTCTTTACCCAATATTTTTCCAGCAAGTTCTAATGATTTAAATAAATCTTCGTTGTTGAATGTTGCCAACTGTCCATAACTCAAAACAACAACTGGAATACCTGTTTTTTGTTGTAATGCATCAACTTCATCCTTTGGCATGTATGTTACAAATATTACATCCGGCTTAACTTGAATAATTGCTTCTGGGTTTGGTTTTGGACTTGGACCTCCTTGTCCTATTGTTGGTAGTTCAGTAAGTTCCGGATGAGCAATTCTATAGGGTCTTCCCCATGGTGTCCATTTCTTCTCCGCATCCTCAACTCCAACAACCTTATCTGTTGCATTTAAATAGATAATCAACCTCAAACATCCCGGACCGCAGCATATTATTTTATTAACCTCCTTTGGAATCTCAACCTCTCTTCCATATAAATCGACTATCTTTACCATTCCAGCGTCTTCACTTACAGGTTGAACCTTTTTTTCAACCGTATTTTGCTCCATACACCCACAAAATCCTACAGCAACAATTAAGATTGTTAATAAACTCATTAACTTTTTTATCATATCATCACCATTTTGTGCGATAATATAATACTGAAAATAATTATTATATAAATAATTTTCTAACTAATTGGGTGTCTCTAAGATGTTATCGTTATAGTATTATAGTATAGCCTTACTTATAATCATGTTAGGTAATGATACTTGAAGATGAGCGTTTATTGCACATTCCTCCTGGAAGTAGTAGAACGGGGGTAAAATTTAAAGATGTTGCCAATAAAATTGATTGGATGGAAAGGAATTACTACCTGTGTGGGAAGCATGATAAACATATAAAAACTGTAAAAGATTTATATCTTATGGTTCAAAACATCATCCAAAAATTATTGGAGAATATTTAAAACAAATTCTTATAAAAGAGGTGTCTATCTTGAAGAAATACAAAAATATGTATCCAGATAAAAATGGAAAGTATGGGATTTATGGTGGTAAATTCATTCCTGAAACATTGATGCCTGCAATTGAGGAATTAGAAGAGGCATTCACAAGATTTTGGATAAACAATGAGGGTAATTTTAGGGAGGAATTTGAGAGTTATTTAAAGGAATATGTTGGAAGACCTACCCCACTTTATTATGCAAAAAGATTGAGTGAGTTACTTGGATGCAAAGTCTATCTTAAGAGAGAGGACTTGGCTCATTTAGGAGCACATAAAATAAACAACGCCATTGGGCAAGCGTTATTGGCAAAAAGAATGGGAAAAACAAGAATTATTGCTGAAACTGGTGCAGGACAGCATGGAATAGCAACTGCAGCGGCGGCAACAAATTTAGGCTTAGAATGTGTAATTTATATGGGAAAGAAGGATATGGAAAGGCAGAAGTTGAATGTTTTTAGAATGGAGTTGATGGGAGCGAAGGTTGTTCCTGTTGTCAGTGGTTCCCAAACATTAAAGGATGCTGTAAATGAAGCATTGAGGGATTGGGTTACAAATGTTAGGAATACTTATTATTTGATTGGCTCTACTCTCGGACCTCATCCATACCCAATGATGGTTAGAGAATTCCAAAGAGTTATTGGAAAAGAGATTAAACAACAAATTCTTGAAAAAGAAGGAAGATTACCAACTTGTATTTTAGCATGTGTTGGAGGAGGAAGCAACTCAATTGGAGCATTTTATGAGTTTTTAGATGATGATGTAGAATTGTATGCAGTTGAGGCAGGAGGGAAAGGGGTAGAAACAGGAGAGCATGGGGCATCCCTATGTGCTGGAAGAGTTGGGGTTTTACATGGAACAAAGATGTATGTTAAGGAGGATGAGTTTGGGCAAATCGAGGAGAGTTACAGTATCTCTGCTGGTTTGGATTATCCAGGAGTTAGCCCAGAACTTTCATTCTTAAAGGATAAGGGAAGGATAAAACCAGTTTATGTTACTGATGATGAGGCATTAGAGGCATTTCAGTTGCTATGTAAGTTAGAGGGTATCTTACCTGCATTGGAGAGTTCCCATGCAGTATCTTATGCATTTAAATTAGCAGAGAAATTGGATAAAGATGATATAATTGTTATAAATCTCTCTGGAAGAGGAGATAAGGATGTTCAAACTGTTGCTAAGGCATTAGGGAAGATATTGTAAATTATAACTTGGTGAAAAAATGAGTAGATTAGCGGAGAAATTTGAGGAATTAAAAAATAAAAATGAGAGGGCATTAGTTGCATTTTACGTTGGAGGAGATCCGAATTTGGAAATATCAAAGGAGGCACTTGGGGTTATCGCAAATAATGCAGATATCATTGAGATAGGAATTCCATTCTCAGACCCAGTGGCAGATGGCCCAACGATCCAAAAGGCAGATGTTAGGGCATTAAACAAGGGAATGAATCCATTAAAGGCATTTGAAATTATTAAGGAGTTGGATAAAAAAACACCGAACACACCTAAGGTATTCTTAACTTATTACAACATCATCTTCAACATGGGAGAAGAGGAGTTTGTAAAAAAATGCAAAGAATGTGGAATTGATGGGCTTGTAGTTCCTGATTTACCAATTGAAGAGGCAGAGAACTTATACAACACCTGCAAAAAATATGACGTTGATTTAATATTCTTGGTTGCTCCAACGACACCAGACGAGAGGTTAAAGAAAATCTTGGAGAAATGCAGTGGGTTTGTTTATGTTGTTTCAGTAACAGGAATTACTGGAGTTAGGGAGAAGGTTCAGGAGGAAACAAAGGAACTTGTTAAAAGAGTTGCAAAATATTCAAATGTTCCAATATGTGTTGGATTTGGGATTTCAAAGAAGGAGCATGTTGAGGAGATAACAAAATATGCAGATGGTGCTATTGTAGGAAGTGCAATAGTTAGGATTGTTGAAAAGTATTTGAATGAAAATGGAGAAATTAAAGATAAAGAGGCATTTTTGAAAGAATTGGAGGAATTTGTTAAAGAATTAAAAGAAGGAACAAAGAAAAAAGAAAAAATAAAAGTAAGGATTAGAACTTAGTGCAAAATTTACTGTAGTATTCTTCCACAAATTCCACGTAACCTTCATTGTTTATCAACCTATTATGTAAATTTAAGACAAAATCTGCATCCAATCCTTTATTTTTAACATACTCTACAAATAATTTTTCAATACTTGAGTATTCTGGGATGTCATATTCAATCTCCTCATCATCAACAACCCTTATATTGTACCATAGTGTTTTATCCTTCAATACATCCAAAATCTTTCCAAATTCCCTTTTAACAACCCCATGGACAATAGGTTTTGATGCATTTGATAAGTTATTGATGAATTCCTTAAACTTTTCTTCTGAATCGATGAAGATCTCAAAGAAGTCCCTGCATTTTATGTTTATATTTTCAACCCTAATAAAATCCACGTCATTTTTATCAAAATCTCCACTCATATCAACAACATAAAACCCCTTTCCGTTCTTTTCATAGTCCTTATATTCATCTCTTCTTATGATTTCTGTTGAACCACTATATGCTAAAACTCCCCCGTTCTCCAAATTATCAATTATTCTATTGTGTATGTGCCCCATTGCGTAATAACTAAACTCTGGAAGTTCGCTCTTTTCTAATTCGTAATCTGGTACATAAGGATTTATCCCCTGATGCATGATGAGGATCTTCTTTCTGTATTCTTTTGATGCATTTTCTAATGTTTTGAGTTTTTTGATGAGATTTTCTTTACCTATTTTTGAGTGGTAATTAATCCCCCCAATAAACACACCCTCATGGATATGAAATTCCCTTTTTACAAAAGTTTTTATATACTCACCCAACAAAACCAGTGGGGTTTCTTGGAACTTTCTCTTTGGAAGATCATGATTCCCTAAAACAATATAAACCGGAATGCCATTTTCTTTTAACCTTGAAAACCCCCTAATCGCTGTTGATAATGCCTTTATCTGTGGTCTGCTATTTTCAAACAAATCTCCACTATGGACAACAAAATCAGGCCTTATTTCCAAAATCTTCTCTATGCATTCATTAAAGGAGTCGTAAATATCCTTTTCCCTATCATCTAAATTATACTGCCTATATCCTAAGTGGTTGTCTCCAATATGGACGAATTGCATAGTAACACCCAAATTTTTTAATAGTTATTTAGAATTAATTGATTTATAAATTTCCTCTAAAACCATCTCAACTGCCTTATCAACTGCGTTTTTAACATCTTCACTTAATCCTATCTTAATTTCTGGCATTGTGATTTCCTTTGCTTGACATCCAATTATTACAACATCTATACCCTTTTTACTTACATCTATTAGATAAGGTGCCAACGGTGTGCCGTGTGCATCGAAGGTATATTTGTTTATGTTTGGAAGTTCATCAACATCCACTTTTTTCAAAGTTCCCGGTTTTAATCCAAAGTCAATAACATCAACAACAATAATCTTCTTTACCTTTGCCTCCTCATCTAAGATAGACATTAGATAATATGGTGCTCCAGTTCCAGCATCTATAAGTTCCACATTTTCTGGCAAATCCATCTTTTCCAATCTTGAGATTACTTCATATCCAAACCCATCATCCGCAAATAATAAATTCCCACACCCAAAAACCAAGATTTCTTTTTGTAGTGATTTCGGAAGCATTTTATCACCATTAAAACTATTCCTCATCCTCTGGTTTAACCCTTGCAATTGTTATATATCCAGTATGCCCAACCATCCTTGTTGATGGCCTAACACCTTTTTCACTAATCTCTATCTCCCTAACAAGGCATTCGTATGTATGGATGTCAAAGAATCCATGTTCCTTTAAAGCCTCAACTGTCTTTTTTGCCTGTTCTATGTATGGAACATATGTTGCTATTCTTCCCCTTGCTTTATTTAATGCCTTTTTTGCATGTGGAACAACGTTCCATGGATCAGGCATATCTAAGACAATGGCATCCACGTCCTTCTCTTCAATACCTTTAGTAACATCTCCTATCTTTTGGATGACGTTGTATAATCCATCCTCTTCCTCCAAATTTTCATCCTCATCCTCTTCATCCAATCCAATAATTTTTTGGTTCTTCCTTACTAACCCAACAATTTCTAAATTCTTTCTTGCAACCTTTGCAAACTCAGGTCTTTTTTCATAGGTTATAACCTTTCCAGTTTTACCAACAGCGTTGGCAAGGTATATGGTCAAAGCACCAGATCCAGTACCTGCCTCAACAACAGTCTCTCCTTCACGAACACCCAAATAAGTAATGATAAGCCCAATATCTTTTGGAAGTAAAGTTGTTACTGTCCTCTTCATTTTTTTAACGATATCGTAAATTGTGGGTTCAACCAAATAAAATTCATGCCCCTTATGGGATTTTAAAACAACACCTTCCTTTTTTTCCTTTAAGTCCACCAAACCCAAATCGTTCCCAAATCTATCTAATTTTTTGTCTATTAGATATTTTTTCTCCCTTTCATCAATAAGCATCTTTTTTCTTATCATTGTTTCACCTATTCTTTATTTCATATAATCCATGAGTGTTTTTGTTTTATTTTCTTTATTCTCTTCCAGTATTCTCTTTGAGGTTTTCCAACTTTTTCTCGCAATTTTTGGGAGTTCTCCAAACTCCCCTACATAATGTTTTAAGAAATTTATCGTTTTTGGATCTGATGGATAACCACTACCAATCTCCCCATATTCTTTCTTATAATGTTCAATTATTTCATCCCTTGTTACTTTTGCAATGATTGATGCAGATGAGACAATTGGATATTTTTCATCTGCCTTATGTTCCGCTATTATCTTAGGGGTTTTGTCAATCATCTTAGCCTTTAATTGATTTGCAAATGCCTTTGCAT encodes the following:
- a CDS encoding NAD(P)-binding protein → MRIGIVGGGLGGLLTTALLSKNHDVVVFEKLPFVGGRFTNINYKGFQLTTGALHMIPHGNDGYLAKLLRECGCNVKIINSNPDGLFRVNGKDYAYKDLFNLVGLKDKLKALKMAANLKMGNVDKSISFGEFLESVELALKVGNAFTGWALSLTAYETPMEEIIEMAKNYHKFGGPGVPIGGCKGVIDELVRVIKNNNGVIKVECEVKGIEIEDDKAYIIGEEFNEEFDVVVSNLSPKLTEKISNVKIIKGKEPKPSKGIKICVATKEGLIKHNGVLFTPECERINGLNQVTNVDISLAPEGYHLVMTHQTQLTNNVKKEIDLGLEDIENLFNGKDYEILHIQSYRDEWPVNHASNGTDLDNVINDRLYLVGDGVKGKGGIEVEGIAMGVMKVVEHINLLNKTN
- a CDS encoding hydantoinase/oxoprolinase family protein: MTQGTLLCMFLGGAGPLHGVELAEEMEIKSILIPPSCGVFSALGLLLSDCRVDKVKSILKDADEVDEEEVENIFVELIEEGIKEVGSFDEIKIIKQIDVRYKGQSYDITIPWTGDLGEVINNFHKKHEAIYKFSSLDEDVEFVNARVTIIGLLTKPEIKYNEIKEYIPKPESYRKVYFTNGWEETPIYNRDKLKPGARFDGPAIVEEYDSTIVIPPNYHTIVDGYGSIRIERN
- a CDS encoding hydantoinase/oxoprolinase family protein produces the protein MIKRLVGLLAITIIIVGFCGCVNEKQESTAEIKETVKITDILGREVEVPKNVDKIVCYGPGALRLAVYLNATDKICGITGVEKKYWKGMPYLIAHKELLQKPGVGSGKPGEEPNVERVLEIKPDVIFVTYMSKENADKLQQKTGIPVVVLSYGPLAFIESGPAAGAIAVSYYSKILGDGKVIGFDMGGTTAKASTIINHTPLITNEYEVGGEVHAGRLIKGSGYPVRFPFIDLAEVSAGGGTIAWIDEGNALRVGPISAGADPGPVCYGKGNDKPTITDANLILGRLGGKLSGGTITLRKDLAEKAISKLAEKIGECIEDVALGIIKLANTAMAKALRIVTVERGYDPRDFVMYVFGGGRAVAWC
- a CDS encoding WD40 repeat domain-containing protein → MKKFIMGTLLIGIFLHLTSVFCENICGGWSYSSKFIDIDSIAMSEDGKYITAAVRDRGDNLFYICLFNNKGELLWGYKTNYYGSISMTPDGKFIVIGDKNNVYLFDNSGASVWMVWYYNVGGHISSISIIPDGEYILATDNDCNIYFFNQKNGLLWHKNISDRIVSISMVADGEYIFTRCKNKTYLFNNKGNLLWNITNKCPSYISSNGSYIISETFNKSGNTILHVFNNKGKLLWSYVMGNNEFTTFKNTTWVSKWYSVRSIFTSSDDKYIIVIYDVYRGEEPEILPSSSSVLVFNDKGNLLWCNGTYSGNIITAFSMTPYGRYIVIGTGSPPFFICLWRKCFSESAFI
- a CDS encoding methyltransferase, yielding MALLKCPNENPEKVLKLFDEVYLKARIFYLLKTAIDLNLFGYLSSFKTAEELAEILDADLILMEYMLKILNDLGLIDSKVVGGRVYYKNAEITNIYLKKDSNYSIINPIYSYFENIKNWENLSDILKNKDNYQNTDVNSFFPKVVRRMADECKCWELQKVLSYIAKYGEFKNAKKLLDLGGGHGLYAIGFSMLNKNLKCYVFDLPNVVEETKKFIEKYNAKNVFTITGDFYKDDIGKGYDIIFTSYNPGGKNPKIAEKVYNSLNEGGLFINKQFFPDKEEGIEDYLNNMEWNFSKPEGLNKGRIRYTFEEDLNLNDYLEYLKNLGFKILEVTDMPELLGLDENSKSFRKSANPKDSLRFGCFGKAKMIVAKKI
- a CDS encoding iron ABC transporter substrate-binding protein, which translates into the protein MIKKLMSLLTILIVAVGFCGCMEQNTVEKKVQPVSEDAGMVKIVDLYGREVEIPKEVNKIICCGPGCLRLIIYLNATDKVVGVEDAEKKWTPWGRPYRIAHPELTELPTIGQGGPSPKPNPEAIIQVKPDVIFVTYMPKDEVDALQQKTGIPVVVLSYGQLATFNNEDLFKSLELAGKILGKEGRAEEVIKFIKDCQNDLNERTKDIPDDKKPSVYVGGIGYKGKHGIDSTQCKYPPFVAVNAKNVADELGKEGHAFITKEQLLKWNPDIIFVDEGGLSLVVEDYKKNPEFYNSLKAFKNREVYGLLPYNFYTTNIGTALADAYYIGKVVYPDRFKDINPEEKADEIFTFLVGRPVYSAMKEKLGGFKKLEFK